One Salinimonas marina DNA segment encodes these proteins:
- the frr gene encoding ribosome recycling factor — protein sequence MIDEIELDAQERMEKSISALKSQLSKIRTGRAHPSLLDGIQVSYYGADTPLKQIANVIAEDSRTLALTVFDKSATQAVEKAIMQSDLGLNPMSAGTTIRIPMPALTEERRKDLIKVVRAEAEQGRVAIRNIRRDANSDIKELLKEKDISEDESRAAEENIQSLTNDFIKKVDDTLAVKEKELMEV from the coding sequence GTGATTGATGAAATTGAATTAGATGCGCAAGAGCGTATGGAAAAAAGCATCAGCGCACTGAAAAGTCAGTTAAGTAAGATTCGTACCGGGCGGGCGCACCCTAGCCTGCTAGATGGTATTCAGGTGTCTTACTATGGTGCTGATACGCCGCTGAAGCAAATTGCTAACGTAATTGCTGAAGACAGCCGCACCCTGGCCCTGACGGTGTTTGATAAGAGCGCCACGCAGGCAGTAGAAAAAGCCATTATGCAATCGGATTTGGGCTTAAACCCAATGAGTGCCGGCACCACCATTCGTATTCCTATGCCAGCGCTGACCGAAGAGCGTCGTAAAGATTTAATCAAAGTGGTACGGGCCGAAGCCGAGCAGGGCCGGGTGGCAATTCGGAATATTCGCCGGGATGCTAACAGTGATATCAAAGAGCTGCTCAAGGAAAAAGATATCAGCGAAGATGAAAGTCGCGCAGCCGAAGAAAATATTCAGTCACTGACCAATGATTTTATCAAGAAAGTTGATGATACCCTGGCAGTGAAAGAAAAAGAACTAATGGAAGTCTAA
- the lpxA gene encoding acyl-ACP--UDP-N-acetylglucosamine O-acyltransferase codes for MIHSTAVISESATIGKDVKIGPFCVVDDNVVIGDGCILESHVVVRGPTTVGKNNRFFQFCSIGEDCQDKKFAGEATELVIGDNNVFREGSTVHRGTIQDEGITRVGSNNLFMINAHVAHDCVLGDNIILANNVSLAGHVTLGDHVIFGGGAAIHQFGKVGDHAFVGAGAIVLRDVPPYVMVNGQKNVPAGINSEGLKRRGFSSGAVMAIKRAYRTIYRSNNTVEEAIEKLTQVQDTHPEIARLVDFLQTAERGIIR; via the coding sequence GTGATACATTCTACTGCGGTAATTTCCGAATCTGCCACTATTGGCAAAGACGTAAAAATTGGGCCGTTCTGTGTGGTGGATGACAACGTAGTCATTGGTGACGGCTGTATTCTGGAAAGTCATGTGGTCGTGCGGGGGCCAACCACAGTAGGCAAAAACAACCGGTTTTTTCAGTTTTGCTCGATTGGCGAAGACTGCCAAGATAAGAAATTTGCCGGGGAAGCCACCGAGCTGGTGATCGGCGACAACAATGTGTTTCGTGAAGGCAGTACCGTGCACCGGGGGACCATTCAGGATGAAGGTATTACCCGGGTTGGGTCCAACAATCTGTTTATGATTAATGCCCATGTGGCCCATGACTGTGTCTTGGGTGATAACATTATTCTAGCCAATAATGTGTCGTTGGCGGGGCATGTGACCCTGGGTGATCATGTCATCTTTGGTGGCGGTGCGGCCATCCATCAATTTGGTAAAGTAGGCGATCATGCGTTTGTCGGCGCCGGCGCCATTGTGCTTCGTGATGTGCCTCCGTATGTCATGGTCAACGGTCAAAAGAATGTTCCGGCCGGTATCAATTCGGAAGGCCTTAAGCGTCGTGGTTTTTCTTCAGGCGCAGTGATGGCCATTAAACGTGCCTATCGCACAATTTACCGGTCGAATAATACGGTTGAAGAAGCCATTGAAAAGCTAACCCAGGTTCAGGACACGCATCCTGAAATTGCGCGTTTGGTTGATTTTCTGCAGACAGCCGAGCGCGGTATCATTCGATAA
- the rnhB gene encoding ribonuclease HII gives MYKTIAGVDEVGRGPLVGDVVTAAVILDPARPIPGLTDSKKLSAKKREALALQIREQALCWSIGRATPEEIDTLNILQATMLAMHRAVDGLSIRPEWVNVDGNRLPDWCYPGQAVVKGDSLHAEISAASILAKVERDNDMVELDRAHPQYGFAGHKGYPTKAHFAALSEHGVLACYRKSFKPVRTLLEQAQ, from the coding sequence ATGTATAAAACAATTGCGGGTGTCGATGAAGTCGGCCGTGGCCCTTTAGTGGGTGATGTTGTCACTGCGGCCGTGATTTTAGATCCGGCCCGGCCCATCCCCGGTTTAACCGACTCCAAAAAACTAAGTGCCAAAAAGCGCGAAGCCCTGGCCCTGCAAATTCGCGAACAGGCCCTGTGTTGGTCAATAGGCCGGGCCACTCCTGAAGAAATTGACACTCTCAACATTTTACAGGCGACCATGCTGGCGATGCATCGGGCGGTTGATGGGTTATCCATTCGACCCGAGTGGGTCAATGTCGATGGCAATCGCCTGCCAGATTGGTGCTACCCAGGGCAGGCGGTCGTTAAAGGCGATAGCCTGCATGCGGAAATTTCGGCCGCTTCAATTCTGGCAAAAGTCGAACGGGATAACGACATGGTCGAATTAGACCGGGCCCACCCTCAATATGGGTTCGCCGGCCATAAAGGCTATCCCACCAAAGCCCATTTTGCCGCGCTCAGTGAACATGGTGTCCTGGCGTGCTACCGGAAAAGTTTCAAGCCGGTACGCACGCTACTCGAACAAGCCCAATAA
- the fabZ gene encoding 3-hydroxyacyl-ACP dehydratase FabZ, protein MANSLNTIDIQEILELLPHRYPFLLVDRVTDYTLGESIKAYKNITMNEPCFTGHFPDRPIFPGVLILEAMAQAAGVLGFKTMGKSDKLYLYAGIDCARFKRPVVPGDKLEFDVSLVKERRGIWKFKGTASVEGETACSAEFMCAIRDMV, encoded by the coding sequence TTGGCCAACTCACTCAACACTATTGATATCCAGGAAATTCTGGAATTACTCCCTCACCGATATCCCTTTTTGCTGGTAGACCGGGTCACCGATTACACCCTCGGTGAATCTATCAAAGCCTATAAAAATATCACCATGAATGAGCCCTGTTTTACCGGCCATTTCCCTGATCGTCCTATTTTTCCCGGTGTCTTGATTCTTGAAGCTATGGCGCAGGCAGCAGGGGTGCTCGGCTTTAAGACCATGGGGAAAAGCGACAAGCTGTATTTATATGCTGGTATCGACTGCGCCCGGTTCAAACGCCCGGTAGTACCCGGCGACAAACTTGAATTTGATGTAAGCTTAGTCAAAGAGCGCCGGGGTATCTGGAAGTTCAAGGGGACTGCAAGCGTCGAGGGCGAGACGGCCTGTAGTGCTGAGTTTATGTGTGCAATCAGAGATATGGTGTAA
- the ispC gene encoding 1-deoxy-D-xylulose-5-phosphate reductoisomerase, with protein sequence MQTITVLGATGSIGCNTLDVINRHRDRYRVFAITGHRQLALLTEQAKACDPRYVVIADEQDYNQAKALLSEAGVKAELLCGQQALEDVSSAPEVDAVMAAIVGAAGLMPTMAAVKAGKRILLANKEALVMSGALFIDAARQSGATILPIDSEHNAIFQCLPTDFAYGDLAGSGIASLLLTGSGGPFRERDLASFNQITVEQACHHPNWDMGRKITVDSATMMNKGLEFIEACRLFGTAPDDITVVLHPQSTIHSMVQYVDGSVLAQMGHPDMRTPIAYGLAYPDRIDAGVKPLDFATLSDLTFSTPCAERYPNLYLAIEACREGQAATTRLNAANEIAVEAFLSHQIGFCDIARVNEQTLNKLEPTSVSSLQQILEQDRRARVTARNVIRGLG encoded by the coding sequence ATGCAAACCATTACTGTATTGGGGGCCACCGGCTCCATTGGTTGTAATACGCTGGATGTCATTAACCGGCATCGTGATCGGTATCGGGTTTTTGCCATTACCGGCCATCGCCAGCTGGCCTTATTGACTGAACAAGCCAAAGCCTGCGATCCCCGGTATGTCGTCATTGCCGATGAACAGGATTATAACCAGGCTAAAGCCTTATTATCCGAGGCGGGGGTGAAAGCAGAGCTACTGTGTGGTCAGCAAGCGCTTGAAGATGTCTCCAGCGCCCCGGAAGTGGATGCGGTGATGGCCGCCATTGTGGGCGCGGCAGGGCTGATGCCGACGATGGCAGCGGTCAAAGCCGGCAAGCGCATTCTCCTGGCCAACAAAGAAGCGCTGGTGATGTCTGGCGCCTTGTTTATTGATGCTGCCCGCCAGTCCGGGGCCACGATCCTACCCATCGATAGCGAACATAATGCTATTTTTCAATGTCTGCCCACGGACTTTGCATACGGCGATCTGGCCGGCTCTGGTATTGCCAGTTTATTGCTCACCGGCTCGGGCGGCCCGTTCAGGGAGCGCGACCTGGCCAGCTTTAATCAGATAACGGTGGAACAGGCGTGTCATCATCCTAACTGGGATATGGGCCGCAAAATCACGGTAGACTCGGCCACCATGATGAACAAGGGGCTGGAGTTTATTGAAGCCTGTCGTTTATTTGGCACCGCACCCGATGACATTACCGTGGTGTTACACCCGCAAAGCACCATTCACTCGATGGTGCAGTATGTGGACGGCTCGGTGCTGGCGCAAATGGGACACCCTGATATGCGTACGCCTATTGCCTATGGCCTGGCGTATCCCGACAGAATCGACGCCGGCGTTAAGCCGCTGGATTTTGCTACCTTAAGCGATCTTACTTTTTCTACACCGTGCGCTGAGCGCTACCCTAATCTATACCTGGCCATCGAAGCATGCCGGGAAGGGCAGGCCGCGACTACACGCCTGAACGCCGCCAATGAAATAGCGGTAGAAGCCTTTTTATCTCATCAGATTGGCTTTTGTGATATTGCCCGGGTTAACGAACAGACGCTGAATAAATTGGAACCAACTTCGGTCAGCTCACTCCAACAGATTCTTGAGCAGGACCGACGGGCCAGAGTGACCGCCCGTAATGTCATAAGAGGACTAGGTTAG
- the rseP gene encoding sigma E protease regulator RseP encodes MLSFLWSLGAFVVALGVLVAVHEWGHFYIARLCGVQVERFSIGFGKPLWRRTDKHGTEFVVAAIPLGGYVRMLDERVDDVPAQLKHKAFNNKPVKQRMAIIAAGPVVNFLFAIVALFVMYLIGLQTVKPVVGTVTPGTVAQQAGITSGQQITRVGQRETADWEAVNLELVSFIGQSSVPVTLTNSQNVSDSVVLNTQNWNFDPEQESALVSLGIQPFRPDAKLELAVVAADSPASKAGLQVGDTLQTLDGEPIENWASLVEKIGDMPGKKVAFGVQRDGQQRTIDATIARRDTPQGQTGYLGVSPVFEEWPPGYVFVHQYGPVDALVKAADKTWRLMTLSVSMIGKLITGDVSLNNLSGPISIAQGAGVSAGYGLVYFLSFLALISVNLGIINLLPLPMLDGGHLMYFTIEWVTGKPVSEAFQEWGFKIGGVILLLIMGIAIFNDISRIA; translated from the coding sequence GTGTTGTCGTTTTTGTGGAGCCTGGGCGCGTTTGTAGTTGCCCTTGGCGTGCTGGTAGCAGTGCACGAGTGGGGGCATTTTTATATCGCCCGGTTGTGTGGCGTCCAGGTCGAACGTTTTTCCATTGGTTTTGGTAAGCCATTGTGGCGGCGCACTGACAAACACGGCACCGAATTTGTGGTCGCAGCCATTCCGCTGGGTGGGTATGTACGTATGCTCGACGAGCGGGTGGATGACGTGCCGGCCCAGCTAAAACATAAAGCCTTTAATAACAAGCCGGTAAAACAGCGCATGGCCATTATTGCGGCCGGCCCGGTGGTGAATTTTTTATTCGCCATTGTGGCGCTGTTTGTAATGTATCTGATCGGCCTGCAAACGGTTAAACCCGTGGTAGGCACCGTCACCCCTGGCACGGTCGCACAACAGGCGGGCATTACCAGTGGGCAGCAAATTACCCGGGTAGGCCAGCGCGAGACTGCGGACTGGGAAGCGGTAAATCTGGAACTGGTGTCTTTCATCGGCCAGTCTTCGGTGCCGGTAACACTGACAAACAGTCAGAATGTGTCTGATTCTGTAGTATTAAATACCCAGAATTGGAACTTTGATCCGGAACAGGAGTCTGCTTTAGTCAGTCTGGGAATTCAGCCTTTTCGGCCTGATGCGAAATTAGAACTGGCGGTGGTTGCCGCCGACAGCCCGGCGAGCAAAGCGGGGCTGCAGGTGGGGGATACCTTGCAAACGCTGGATGGTGAACCCATCGAAAACTGGGCGTCACTGGTGGAAAAAATAGGGGACATGCCCGGTAAAAAGGTCGCCTTTGGGGTACAACGGGATGGACAACAGCGTACTATTGATGCCACCATCGCCCGTCGGGATACGCCTCAGGGACAAACTGGCTATCTGGGCGTCAGCCCGGTATTCGAGGAATGGCCACCTGGTTATGTGTTTGTGCATCAATATGGCCCGGTAGACGCGCTGGTAAAAGCGGCGGATAAAACCTGGCGATTGATGACATTGAGTGTGTCGATGATAGGCAAGCTCATTACCGGCGATGTATCGCTGAACAATTTAAGCGGGCCTATCTCTATTGCTCAGGGCGCAGGTGTAAGTGCCGGGTATGGTCTGGTATATTTTCTGAGTTTTTTAGCGTTGATTAGTGTCAATCTTGGCATTATCAACTTACTGCCTCTTCCAATGCTGGATGGTGGCCACCTAATGTATTTTACCATTGAGTGGGTCACCGGGAAGCCTGTTTCTGAAGCATTTCAGGAGTGGGGATTCAAAATCGGCGGCGTGATCCTGCTATTGATAATGGGGATTGCGATTTTTAACGATATTAGCCGCATCGCCTGA
- a CDS encoding OmpH family outer membrane protein, producing MKQMAKHILATAMLGSALVSGSAMAEQKIGVVDVQTVFQAMPQAAEISNSIQMEFKDQIDEVNQLQKDGQFYAERLQRDAATMSEKDKKELQQKIQGVREQLAEKGQPLQQNIQRRQNEERNKLLGLIKQAIDSVAKKDDYDLILSAGAVSYSKEQFDVSEQVLEQVKKTN from the coding sequence TTGAAACAGATGGCAAAACATATTCTTGCAACCGCAATGTTGGGTAGTGCGCTGGTAAGTGGTTCGGCCATGGCCGAGCAAAAAATCGGTGTGGTTGATGTACAGACCGTGTTTCAGGCAATGCCGCAGGCGGCTGAAATTTCTAACAGCATTCAAATGGAATTTAAAGACCAGATTGATGAAGTTAATCAGCTGCAAAAAGATGGTCAGTTCTATGCCGAGCGTCTTCAGCGTGATGCGGCGACCATGAGCGAAAAAGACAAAAAAGAACTGCAGCAAAAGATTCAGGGTGTGCGTGAGCAACTGGCAGAAAAAGGCCAGCCGCTGCAGCAAAACATCCAGCGTCGTCAAAATGAAGAACGCAATAAACTGTTGGGTTTGATTAAACAAGCCATTGACAGTGTTGCGAAAAAAGATGACTACGACCTGATCTTAAGTGCCGGTGCGGTATCTTATTCAAAAGAACAGTTCGATGTTTCTGAACAAGTGCTTGAGCAGGTTAAAAAAACTAACTAA
- the bamA gene encoding outer membrane protein assembly factor BamA codes for MKLRQLVAAGAMLSSASLANAATSPEQFVVEDIRVEGLQRVALGAALTYLPVEVGDELNSFRVAQAIRSLYSSTHFENVEMLRNGNTLVIKVSERPTISNIIFEGNDDIKDEQLQESLDGNNIRLGEPLDRTVLTSIENGLKDFFYSIGKYNADVSAIVTPLPRNRVDLKLLFEEGDAAKIEQINIVGNQVFSDQELMDDLELQFDAPWWDFLSETRYQQQTLQGDMETVRNHYMDRGYLRFNIDSTQVSMTPEKDGIYIAMNVSEGEQYRISGVELVGDLLGNEEYIGKVLPLTEGELYNQAEVTYTEEFISKYLGRFGYAYPTVTTVPEINDEDKTVNLTISVDPGKRIYVRRINFNGNTVTADDVLRQNVNQMEGAWLSNNLLESSKSQLSRLTYMKNVEFESTRVPGEDDKVDVDFNVEEQPSGSFNAGIGYGDRTKLSLQAGIQQDNFLGTGKRVGLNLSTVSYQKSAQITYNDPYFTIDGISLGGSIGYSEFDGSDFNVIQYNSKRWSVGANAGYPIDEINRINFGLTYSNTELYNTGYYEQTEQFYNQFRQDDPQAPVKYDSYLASVSWSRNTLNRGLFPTAGSSQRATFSVTTPNSDVNYFKTVLDTKFYFPLSRDQRWSVLARLRLGYGNGYGDVNGDDQILPFTENFTAGGADTLRGFENNTVGPRGVILAAGNESIQGPDGQVYPGAPVNSQIGVSQRSLGGNAMALGGLELIVPTPFVEADMDNSVRTSLFVDIGNVWDTEFDYDKYRDLEPAPGQRDTLLDYSDWTQYRSSAGLSVQWISPMGPMVFSFSRTLQDREGDDAKFFTFNIGQTF; via the coding sequence ATGAAGTTAAGACAGTTAGTAGCAGCCGGAGCCATGCTCTCCAGTGCTAGCTTAGCCAACGCGGCTACATCACCGGAACAATTCGTCGTTGAAGATATTCGGGTAGAAGGTTTACAGCGAGTCGCCCTGGGGGCAGCGTTAACCTATCTGCCGGTAGAAGTAGGGGACGAGCTGAACTCTTTCAGGGTAGCTCAGGCTATTCGAAGCCTGTACTCCTCTACGCACTTTGAAAATGTAGAGATGCTGCGAAATGGCAATACCCTGGTGATCAAAGTCTCCGAGCGACCTACTATCAGTAATATTATCTTTGAAGGCAATGATGATATTAAAGATGAGCAGCTTCAGGAAAGTCTGGACGGCAATAATATCCGTTTGGGTGAGCCTCTGGATCGCACCGTATTAACCTCCATCGAAAACGGCCTCAAGGACTTCTTTTACAGCATTGGTAAATACAACGCCGATGTTTCGGCCATTGTGACGCCGCTACCCCGTAATCGGGTTGACCTGAAATTGTTGTTTGAAGAAGGCGATGCGGCTAAAATTGAACAAATCAATATCGTCGGTAACCAGGTCTTTTCTGATCAGGAATTGATGGACGATCTGGAACTGCAGTTTGATGCACCCTGGTGGGATTTTTTATCCGAAACCCGCTATCAGCAGCAAACCCTGCAAGGCGATATGGAGACGGTACGAAACCACTATATGGATCGGGGCTATCTGCGCTTTAATATCGATTCTACCCAGGTTTCCATGACCCCTGAAAAAGACGGCATCTATATAGCCATGAATGTCTCTGAAGGTGAGCAATACCGGATTTCCGGTGTGGAACTGGTGGGTGACTTACTGGGTAATGAAGAATACATCGGTAAGGTTTTGCCGTTAACCGAAGGTGAGCTGTATAACCAGGCCGAGGTTACGTATACCGAAGAGTTTATTTCAAAATATCTGGGCCGCTTTGGCTATGCCTATCCCACCGTTACCACGGTGCCGGAAATCAATGATGAAGATAAAACGGTCAATCTGACCATCTCGGTGGACCCGGGCAAACGTATCTATGTTCGTCGTATCAATTTTAATGGTAATACGGTTACCGCTGATGATGTCCTGCGTCAGAATGTGAACCAGATGGAAGGCGCGTGGCTGTCCAACAATCTGCTTGAGTCGTCAAAAAGTCAGTTGTCCCGTCTGACGTACATGAAAAATGTCGAGTTTGAATCTACCCGGGTTCCGGGCGAAGACGACAAGGTCGATGTTGATTTTAATGTAGAAGAACAACCGTCAGGATCGTTTAATGCAGGCATCGGCTATGGCGACAGAACCAAGCTTAGTCTGCAGGCTGGTATCCAGCAGGATAACTTCTTAGGCACCGGCAAACGGGTGGGGCTGAATTTAAGTACCGTCTCGTATCAGAAGTCAGCTCAGATCACCTATAACGACCCCTATTTCACCATCGATGGCATCAGCCTGGGTGGCTCAATAGGCTACAGCGAGTTCGATGGTTCTGACTTCAATGTTATTCAATACAATTCAAAACGCTGGTCCGTAGGGGCAAATGCCGGTTATCCTATTGATGAAATAAACCGCATCAATTTCGGCCTGACCTATTCCAATACTGAACTGTACAACACCGGATATTACGAGCAGACCGAACAATTTTATAATCAGTTTCGTCAAGACGATCCTCAGGCACCGGTTAAATACGATAGCTACCTTGCCAGTGTGAGCTGGAGCCGTAATACCCTGAACCGGGGCTTGTTCCCTACCGCCGGGTCATCACAACGGGCCACCTTTAGCGTTACCACACCGAATTCGGATGTGAATTACTTTAAAACCGTACTGGATACCAAGTTTTATTTTCCGCTGTCCCGTGACCAGCGCTGGTCGGTACTTGCCCGCTTACGTTTGGGCTATGGTAATGGGTATGGCGATGTGAATGGCGATGACCAGATCCTGCCGTTTACCGAAAACTTTACCGCCGGTGGTGCAGATACCTTACGCGGATTTGAAAATAACACCGTGGGACCACGAGGCGTGATTCTGGCAGCAGGCAATGAATCGATTCAGGGACCGGACGGCCAGGTCTACCCCGGTGCCCCGGTTAATAGTCAAATTGGCGTATCTCAGCGCAGTCTGGGTGGTAATGCTATGGCCTTGGGCGGCCTGGAACTGATTGTACCCACGCCGTTTGTCGAGGCTGACATGGATAACTCTGTCAGAACCAGTCTGTTTGTGGATATTGGTAATGTCTGGGACACCGAATTCGATTACGATAAGTATCGTGATTTAGAGCCAGCCCCCGGGCAGCGCGATACTCTATTGGACTATTCTGACTGGACACAGTATCGTAGTTCCGCCGGTTTATCTGTACAATGGATTTCACCGATGGGCCCGATGGTGTTTAGTTTTTCCAGAACCCTGCAGGATCGTGAAGGCGATGATGCCAAGTTCTTCACATTCAATATTGGGCAAACATTCTAA
- a CDS encoding phosphatidate cytidylyltransferase produces the protein MLKQRIITALILAPLALIAILFMPMWWFQIAIAGVVALGAYEWANMSGITERPKKAALMVAAFIVCIMLSLIVDVDKIWYQGQLHGLYHFILGIAALWWIVSLAMIIAYPRYTALWRTSKPIRCTFGALTLIPTWVAVVSLRTSLYDVDPYYGASLLFYVLGIVWAADIGAFFVGVKFGRHKLRPNVSPGKTLEGLLGGIAASFAIIAFAALHYHVTFSRIWLHLLIGGITVAVSALGDLNESMLKRCAGIKDSGKLLPGHGGVLDRIDSLTAAFPVFAFCYVTWMA, from the coding sequence ATGCTAAAACAACGTATAATAACCGCACTGATTCTGGCGCCACTGGCGCTGATTGCTATTTTGTTTATGCCGATGTGGTGGTTTCAAATCGCCATCGCCGGGGTCGTGGCCCTGGGGGCCTATGAATGGGCCAACATGTCAGGCATCACCGAACGTCCCAAAAAAGCCGCCCTGATGGTTGCTGCTTTTATTGTGTGCATTATGCTGTCGTTGATCGTGGATGTAGATAAGATCTGGTATCAGGGTCAGCTTCATGGTCTGTATCACTTCATTTTAGGCATCGCGGCACTATGGTGGATTGTATCGCTGGCAATGATCATTGCCTATCCGCGGTATACCGCCTTATGGCGCACCAGCAAGCCAATTCGCTGTACCTTTGGAGCACTTACCCTGATTCCCACCTGGGTGGCTGTGGTGAGTCTGCGCACCAGCCTGTACGATGTTGACCCTTACTATGGCGCGTCATTGCTATTTTATGTGTTGGGTATTGTCTGGGCTGCGGATATCGGCGCTTTCTTTGTTGGCGTGAAATTCGGACGCCACAAACTTCGTCCAAATGTTTCGCCGGGCAAAACCTTAGAAGGGCTGCTGGGTGGCATAGCAGCGTCTTTTGCCATTATCGCGTTTGCGGCACTGCACTATCACGTCACCTTTTCTCGTATCTGGTTACATCTGTTAATTGGCGGCATCACCGTGGCAGTGTCAGCATTAGGAGATCTGAATGAAAGTATGCTTAAACGCTGTGCTGGTATCAAAGACAGTGGCAAGCTATTGCCTGGCCATGGTGGGGTGTTAGATCGTATCGATAGCCTGACGGCGGCCTTCCCGGTCTTCGCATTTTGCTATGTGACCTGGATGGCATGA
- the uppS gene encoding polyprenyl diphosphate synthase: MLSKRSQPAQSVTPAHPEEPGPRHVAIIMDGNGRWAQKKGKIRTFGHKAGVESVRSVVRFARQTGIQSLTLFAFSSENWKRPEEEVSVLMELFNLVLNSEVKRLHKNGVRLKVIGDVSAFDDKLKAKIQKAEKMTAQNDALVLNIAANYGGRWDIAHAAQTLALQVQQGSLQPEDIDEHKLGEYISTHDLPELDLLIRTGGERRISNFLLWQCAYAELYFTDVLWPDFTEQVFQVAVDDFNVRQRRFGLTGEQVSVSHS, from the coding sequence ATGTTATCGAAGCGGTCACAACCCGCCCAGTCTGTTACACCGGCGCACCCTGAAGAGCCAGGGCCGCGCCATGTCGCCATCATTATGGATGGCAATGGACGCTGGGCGCAGAAAAAAGGCAAAATTCGTACATTCGGTCATAAGGCGGGTGTAGAGTCAGTACGATCAGTCGTACGTTTTGCCCGTCAAACCGGCATTCAGTCGCTGACCCTTTTTGCGTTTAGCAGTGAGAACTGGAAACGCCCGGAAGAAGAAGTGAGTGTCCTGATGGAGCTGTTTAATCTGGTATTGAACAGTGAGGTGAAGCGCCTGCATAAAAATGGCGTGCGTCTGAAAGTTATAGGTGATGTGTCCGCTTTTGATGACAAGCTAAAAGCAAAAATTCAGAAAGCTGAGAAGATGACCGCGCAAAATGATGCGTTGGTTTTAAACATTGCTGCCAACTACGGCGGGCGTTGGGATATCGCGCACGCTGCGCAGACCCTGGCGCTTCAGGTTCAGCAAGGTAGCCTGCAGCCCGAAGACATCGACGAACATAAGCTGGGTGAATATATTTCAACCCATGATTTACCGGAACTGGATTTATTGATCCGTACGGGTGGTGAACGTCGAATTAGTAACTTTCTACTGTGGCAATGCGCCTACGCTGAGCTGTATTTTACCGATGTACTATGGCCTGATTTCACCGAGCAGGTGTTTCAGGTGGCCGTAGATGATTTTAATGTGCGTCAGCGCAGATTCGGCTTAACCGGTGAACAGGTAAGCGTGTCACACAGCTAG
- the lpxB gene encoding lipid-A-disaccharide synthase: protein MTSKPLRIGVVAGEPSGDVLAAGMIAQIKQQHPDAIIEGIGGDHMIAAGCHSLFDMETLSVMGLFEVLSHLPAILKIKKGLIAHFEKHPPDIFVGVDAPDFNLRIEKALKQKGIKTVHYVSPTVWAWRESRIHNIARATHCVLGLFPFEEQVYQKYQVPYRFVGHTLADSIELTPAQQPAREALGLDLTAPVMAVLPGSRNGEVSKLLPIFLATIDCVLQQKPDCRFVIAAANQHRFSFIDSFLKEHAEQLYRQGTIVLTKGNARQAMIASDVILLASGTATLEAMLCKRPMVAAYKLSAMTYKVMQRLYKAPFFTLPNLLANKQIVPELLQDEVNPENLSAHLLELLEGNNEALIHTFTEIHQTLAQNADKVSAQAVLDLIPHV from the coding sequence ATGACTTCAAAACCATTACGTATTGGGGTAGTGGCGGGTGAGCCATCGGGTGATGTGCTTGCCGCCGGGATGATTGCCCAAATCAAACAACAACACCCCGATGCGATTATTGAAGGGATTGGTGGTGACCACATGATTGCTGCTGGTTGCCATTCGTTGTTTGATATGGAAACGTTGTCGGTGATGGGGCTGTTTGAAGTCTTATCACATTTACCGGCCATTCTTAAAATCAAGAAGGGCCTGATTGCCCATTTTGAAAAACATCCCCCTGATATTTTTGTTGGCGTCGATGCCCCGGACTTTAACCTGCGGATCGAAAAAGCGCTGAAACAAAAAGGCATCAAAACCGTGCATTATGTCAGCCCTACCGTATGGGCCTGGCGAGAAAGCCGTATTCATAATATTGCCCGGGCCACCCATTGTGTATTGGGGTTATTTCCGTTCGAAGAACAGGTTTACCAAAAGTATCAGGTGCCGTACCGGTTTGTCGGTCATACATTAGCCGATTCAATTGAGTTAACGCCGGCCCAGCAGCCTGCCCGCGAGGCTTTGGGGCTGGATTTAACAGCGCCGGTCATGGCGGTACTGCCTGGCAGTCGAAACGGCGAAGTCAGCAAATTGCTGCCTATTTTTTTAGCCACCATCGACTGTGTTTTACAACAAAAGCCCGATTGCCGCTTTGTGATTGCGGCGGCCAATCAGCACCGCTTTAGCTTTATCGATAGCTTTTTAAAAGAACATGCAGAGCAGCTGTATCGGCAGGGCACTATCGTGCTGACCAAAGGCAATGCCAGACAGGCCATGATTGCTTCGGATGTAATTCTACTGGCCTCGGGTACCGCCACCCTGGAGGCGATGCTGTGCAAGCGCCCGATGGTCGCCGCGTACAAACTCTCGGCGATGACCTACAAAGTGATGCAGCGTCTTTACAAAGCCCCTTTTTTCACCCTGCCGAATTTGCTGGCCAACAAGCAAATTGTGCCAGAGTTGTTGCAGGATGAGGTCAATCCGGAAAATCTTAGTGCGCATTTGCTTGAACTTCTGGAAGGCAATAATGAGGCGCTGATACACACGTTTACAGAAATTCATCAAACCCTGGCTCAGAATGCTGATAAAGTTTCAGCGCAGGCTGTTTTGGACCTAATTCCTCATGTATAA